Part of the Micropterus dolomieu isolate WLL.071019.BEF.003 ecotype Adirondacks linkage group LG22, ASM2129224v1, whole genome shotgun sequence genome is shown below.
CATGTACGAATGTAGTTCATGTCATTTAGTTATTGTCAGAAACCTGAGATGAAGCAAGGCAGCTGGATCAGCGGTGTAGGTAATTTTTGTTCTTGAATGTTGTGGTTTCTGCTGCACAATGATTTAATACTTTTCTTCATCTTAGGATGTTAGTGTCCCAGCATGATCGACAATGTGAAGATGCACTTTTACTGACCGAGGACACTGCTAAAAGAGGCTGCTGTACATAGtgagaagaggaaaggaaattCCCAGTTGTCCACACTATGCTTGCGTTAacatttgtctttgttgggACAGTTAGATGGAGTAATGGGGAATGTTGAATCCCACACTGATAAAAGAGTGTTGCTCATGTCCTGAGGTCATCAtttgacaaaatgacaaaaacagtgccgttttttttctctgaacaAGTTTGCTGAACAGTATCTGTAATGTTATGTATCTTTATAATCCAtccaataaattatattataattattatttttgatgACTTCTTTGTTGTCATAGTATTTTTCAAATCTTACAAGAAGAATTGTTTTAGTGCCAATAGAGCTCATATGCGTGAGAAACCAGCTGGGGGCAGTCATGTACTCTGTTTAGCTTGTGAAGGGGCGAGCTGCCTGTAGTGCCAAAAGAGGACAGACGCTAGGGTGGGAGGCTCGGGTCTGAGTGTCAACTGAGAACTTACACTGTTGCAGTTAACCTTCAAAGACAGCAGCGCATTGACACTGGGGTTAGTAGGATCTAGGGAAGACGTTACCCCGATAATCTACATCCTTCAGGGCCCACCATCTAAAATCAGGTAGGAGTATTTTAGTCTCAGCTAAGAGGGAGAGCAGTTTTTCCATGACACAATGAGTTAAAAATAACTCCATAACCCTGATGGAGATTTTGTTTATCTGGAACATCACATTTACACATATTACACATGGAGTATTTTGTTTTATGGCTGGAAGATAGCATTACATTTTTCACGTGTTACAtgtcacattttaatgttttattacttaacAGTTATTGTccctttactctctctctctctctcttgatttgtttttggtttttttgaaTATATAAAAAGAGATGTTCTGTGATGTCTAAACTTTGAAATCACCAGCTCTTGTGATGCTCAGAGTCACAACTTGTGTTTAAAATGGAAGCAGAGGAAAGTTCAGTTCAGGTTAGGATAAAAACAGGCTGTGTAATTCATGAAGTAAAGCGTTAAAAGTCAGCAGTGTATCGCTGGAGTGTGGGAAGATCAGGTTAAGTTACTAGGATGGGGGACATATATATCTGTCTGCCGGATGACATGACACAAGTTGTTAAGTCTGTTTTCCCCACAACATATTTGATTTCATCTGTTTAGCTCTTCCCATTGCTTTGTTATGCCAACTCTTTAAGTTTAAAACGTaccacatttaatttttggtCTATTTAATGTTTCTCAAAGGTAATACAtacaaaacctttaaaaaataacatgtCAGAAAGCACATGTATCCACTCGTTGTGTTAGAACTCCACTCAGTAAATCACCTTTTCACAAAATGTGGAACTAAAGCAGAGTGAAAGAGGAAATTCCTACATGTATAGCTCAAGTGACCAGTCTCAATCAGATATAGTACTAACAGGCTTTAGCTTGCTGTCATGCAAGTATCAAGATAGTGAACTGTGGGATAATAATCTTCACTATAGTATAAAAGCAGTGTTTGAGAGCTTGACCTGCTCTCTGAGCATCTTGTGTTAATTCCCTTAATTCAGCTGGGCCTAATCTTCTCCAGAAGGATTTCTTTAAGGTTTTGATTTGGTAATGGTCTCCTTGTGTGTACATCAACCTACAGTGTACTAAcctgtacattttttatttcagaatgGAGGGTCAAGTtgaaaaaacacagagctgTGGGACAATTTGTCTGAAATATCTACTTTTTCTCTTTAACATTCTCTTTTGGGTAAGTCAACGAGCAAGTGTTCAGATTTTCTCTGTATTTAAGACAACAAACCAAAATGATTAATACCATTAGTAGTAATAATTAACTTACAGCATTAAGATCATGCTTTTAACCAGACATTATAAAGATTGTGCTTTTACAACACTGAATCATTAAACAGCTCGCTCAATTTCTGTTGTTTCTTACATTTGATAAAACAATCTATTCCTTCTGTATattctataaaaatatttaatgttttgctCCATATACCTAAACTACATGTAGCCTTAGTTATGCAGGAGCAAACAAATCCTCCTTACAGTCTTTACTTCAGAGAGAATCCTATAATATCATTGTAACTGTAACAAATGTGTTAACTTTTTCAGCTTTTACTTTCttcactttcattttcttcCCTTTAGGTTTGTAGAGTAGAGTGAACAGTTGTTGTATAACCTACTCTGCAAGTTTTCACAACTTATGCACTGATTTATGTGCCtcagataataaaaacaaattcagcTTAACGTCTCTTGAGGCTGACAGTGAAAGAATCAGGCGTTATCTCGTTTTAGAAACTATGTTTTACCCACTAGAAAAAATTATGTAGTGCATTGTTTGATATCAGCATCTGGTTTGAATTGAGCTGATAACAGTATGTTTCTTTTAGCTTGCAGGAGGGGCTGTCCTGGCAGTGGGCATGTGGACTCTGGTGGAAAAGAGCGACTACATCAGTTTACTAAACTCCAGCTTCTACTCAGCCTCAGCTTATATCCTGATAGCTGCTGGGGTCATTGTGATAGTGACCGGGATAATCGGGTGCTGTGCCACTCTGAAGGAGATGAAGAGTCTTTTGATTGTGGTAAGATGTACCACACAAAAAACATGGCCCCTGacagtgatttttgttttttaccttggttgttttatttCACTCCACACCACTAATGTATTAACCCAATTTAATTATGTAGAATCAGAAACCAAGGAGAGAAACTTTTAGGTTCCTGTTTATATACAGACAACCTGGTCTGGATGTGCAGTGAAAGTTAATCCTTGATGACCTTCTGTCTTGTCTGCCTGCGTTCAGTGCAGCTCATTGTGTCAGACAGGCCTGACTGTCAGATATAACGGACAAAGTCATGCAGCGTGTGTCTTTAAGAGTTTAGATTTAGAGTGCGACTCATGCCAGAGGAATGAAGGGCATCACAAGTGGCTGCTTGGACTgaagagtgtgtgagagaggcagacaggcaTGATGAGGGGATGTAATACAGAAGCAAAACTGCAAAAGCTCTGTGACGTTATGTCTATTTCTAGATTCTCCAGGGCCTTTGTAATGAATAACTTCCTGTACCACAGTATGATCAGTTATTCTCTGCAGTATAACTTTTATTTAGCTGTTATTAGTCATGCAAAAATACTTTCAATGCTAATGTAATTTTTACAAATCACATTTAATGTCATTTTAGCACAGAGGTGTACTGAACACCATCTAAAAACAGGCTGGAAGTGATCATTGTAACCTTCAGTTGATTCACAGCTGTGTTCTTGTTTATTTCATGTCCCTCCTCTACAGTATTTGATCTTGTTGCTCTGTATTTTTCTGCTGGAAATCATTGCTGGTGTGCTGGCCTACATTACCTACCAAGAGGTAAAGTGCTTTACcttctgtttgtatgtgtttgtatataaaTGTCAGTTCAATATAATGTCATTTTCAATATAAATATTtcctgaaaaaacatttttgtttactACTGTAGCTACCATGCAGTTTAAGTCTGACTGCAGTAATAAcaaatctgacttttttttctgcttgtaTTTAGCTTGTGATTTCAAACTCGATTCCTTGACTCCATCATCTCTATTtaaatcatcttttttttttgccacccATGAATTGCTTCAATTGCTGCCCTATCTGCTGTGAAATCCTCTTTGCATGTCTCTCTGCATGTCCTTCATTTGTCCTGTTTTTCCAACCttctcacatctctctctcttccccccttTTTCTCACTCCAGTGTTTCCCTTTCTGCTACCAGGTAAACTGCTGACACCTGTCACCATCTGATATCAAACTGTTTCTCTAACAGGCTGATATAAGatgatttgttttcactctCACGCACTGTCAGTCAAGcaacaaaactatttttatttgcaaattCATTTGAAGAATGCTCATGTGGAACAGGGAGTGGGGTCAGAGGAGCCATGCTCATATGTATTGAGTTATGTATGGGCATTGCGCAGGTACAGTGGAATGTTACAAGGGAGGAAAGAAACTTGACATGGGGCTATTTTTACTGATGGGAGGAGATTTGCAGgtgacacattttttttcctgagcAATCACTTAAGCGCTTCTCCTGTCGCACAGCTGGATGAGGAGCTCAGACAGAACTTGAAGGAGACAATGCAGCAGAAATACCAGCAGCCGGGGGAGGAGAGCATCACGCAGGCTGTGGACAAACTTCAGCAGGAGGTGTAAAAGTGTGGGAGAGATATTGTATGTTTAAAGCTGATTTACAGACAGATTGGCAAAAGATGCCACTTAAATGACTTCAGTGCTGTGTGTCAATTTGATCAgatcattttaaatgtgaaatgacatttAGACCTTTTAGCCTGCATGTTAGTGACCACTATCTCGtcgttttctttcttttctacctcaatgcactggctccctgtcaGTTTAAGTGTTGTGGCAGTCACAACTTCTCAGACTGGAGAGGCTGTGTGTGGATCCAGGCAGCAGAGAATGAGCGGCTCGTTCCTGATAGCTGCTGTAAAACTCCCAGTGACCTCTGCGGCCGCAGGGACCATCCCTCCAACATCTACAAGGTGGAGGTAGATACAGCTGTCCATTTGGCTGTGGATAAATGTTCACTTACAACGAGATTTTAATTTCTTACCTTTCCTTGTGCTCCAAGGGTGGCTGCATTATGAAATTAGAGGAATTCTTCCTGAGTCAGTTGTATATTCTCGGTGCAGTGGCCATTGGGATTGCATTCCTACAGGTAAAGCACTAACCACTGAGCAAAATAGAGGTTAATCTCTGTAGTTCAAAATGCCAGCAGCTGACCTGTGAATAATAATTGTTTCTGTGTGCAGTGTGGAACTAACAAGTtccttgtttcttttctctttcagctTGTGGGGATGATGTTTACTTGCTGCCTTTATCGAAATTTTAAAGAAGAACTGTACTgatctgtttttatattctgTGATATCCCATAATGTGTTACATCATGAATTGTATAATGCATTGTTAGGTATTTGAATGTCCCAGTTATTTACACAGTTCTGGATGATGTGAAGTTCCAATTCAATTtatgactttcaaaataaacacactaGAGACACTGTAATGCTGCTGGTCAGCACCGTTCTTTTCCCGCAAAATGCCATTGCATGTTTTAAGTATCTTCCCTTTTTTTAAGATAATGATGTGTGGATGAAATTGTAGCCAAATAACAGCAGAGACATATGAGCATGCTGTGGCTACATTTGCAATCCCTGTTGGTCTTGttgtttatctatttttttcCATGAATCACAGTGTGTTCTAAAGagatcatttaaaaatgaatataaaaatatgttttgtttgttaaattgcaaataaaacaattaatttcacatttcatataacatactgtattttccCTGCGTTTGGTTTGACACTtcactcttattctgaaatccTACAGCGGATGTTGTGGTCAGCTGACACTACTTCCTCCTCACGCTTTTCTCTTGCGTGCTTTCACCCACAATTACCTTCTTATTCATTTCAAACACgctgaaatatttcaggtgGAGAGAACACAGAGATAAATGAAATGTCTGCCAAACCAACTTGTTTGATAGTGGCGAGTGCTTCTCCTCAAGGTGGGTCTGTTAGCTTGTATCAGTTGTATTGTTATCAGTCAGTGAGGGGTGATGAATTAACGTTACACTGTGACAGTTAACTCTGAGGTTTCTCTTTCAGTTTTGTGTCAGTTAGATctaaattaatgtaattaatgtaatgtaatttccCCTTTTAGCTCTCTGATATGTTTAAACTGGCGTGTTTTGTTCCTTCAGGGGTGTCAGCAAAGTCTTTCCACCAGTCCTTCAGCCTTTGTGCCTCAGCGTTTAATCTCCAGACAGCCACACCGGGGGTAAGACTAACGTTATATACTGAACAGCACAAGTGAACAATAACGTTAGGTTTCAACCGATAACGCCTGAAAGTGATCTCAGCGAGAGCATAGTGCACGTTACTCCATGATTTTTCGACACCTGTCGCCACAACAAACgttacaaaaataattaaaggttTTAAAGTTCATTCTTGGCCATTTGTAAGTAAAACAGTCTCATCACAAGGTCCATTAGTTAACTTAGGAGCTATGATATAACGTTCATGgaagtaagtacatttaccttttacttaagtacacatTTGAGGTACTTAGTATTTCGATTTATGATACTTTCTACTAATACTATAATTCAGAGGAAAGTGTTGTACTCCActacatgtagcctattttacAGCCTCAATAAAATAGGAAGCTTTATTATATACTCAACTAGAGCTGAAATGACTGATTAATCGATAAgtctattgacagaaaatgtatctTATTGATATTCCTTTCCATGCTAAAATCCCAAAACACATCATGGTTCTAGCTTCTGAaatatgcattttcttttcattattttattaattttgagGTTTATTCTAATGATAGGACAAAACAAttgtgacagcatttctcaGTATTGATTTTTACAAGCTGGTTCACACAGAAAATCTGCTGATTACTCATAAAAAAATAGTCAGAAAATGCAACCAGCTGCAACAGCAAAGCCCCCGCTTTTATATTGCAttgactacttttactttaatatttttgattatacttgcatacttttacttaaatattttaaaatcaatcaccACTGGTTAGTAGCAGCATCAGATGAAGTTATTCCAGTTGGAATAATtgcagtataataataataataataataattcccgTTGTGATGGAATTCGAGATGTtcaaatgcctttttttttggAACATTTAATCTTCAGAGGTGATCTCAAGCATGCCTGCAGTTCAGCAGATGGTCAAGTTGAGCTGTTCTTCCAGAAAGAGCTATcaatgagataaaaaaaaatgccttAAAGTGAGGTATCTCATACTATACATATaaagtctcgctcaaggacaattctcacTCTGAAATCTCATGAGAAGGCAAGTTGTTGTGGATGCTCCATGAACACAggtccaggtttaaaaatataaatataaaattatcctttaatgcGCCTTTACTGAACTGAATGAACTTTAAGGCACTTGTTTTCAACTTGACATgattcacacagacatgttttaaaCCAAAAACTAAAACCAATATATCCGTTATCTGCGTGGTAGAAGAGTAAAGCCAAGTCTGTAGTGATGTTACTGGAAATAATATTGGTTCCTTTCACAATGTGTAAACATTTTCATAATTCCTGATATAATGCCGACATCTGAGAAATCATGAAATCACGGTTTAACATAGGCTGCTGAGGTGAGAAGAGTCTTAgtggggttttatttttttaaattgcaggGGAAGCCAATAGACTTTGTTGGAGTCGATGAAAGCACAGCTAGATGGGTGCAGGACTTCAACGTGAAACCCTacgcaacaccagccaaacttGAATCTATAGATGGTgagaattttcatttcatggtCATTTGGCACGTTTTATGTGTGCTGTTTGGGCTCTGCTTATTCAAGTCATGACCCTTTCCAGGTGCCCGATACCAAGCGCTGCTCATCCCGGACTGTGATGGAGCGTTAAATGACCTGGCACACAGCGGCTCGTTGCATCGTATTCTCACACACTTCATCTCTCACCAAAGTGAGTGTGAGGATATTAAAAGCAGTCAGTGTGGAATCTGTATGCCCGATGTAGAGACTTGTTTATTTCTCTGCGTGCAGAGCCGGTTTGTGCAGTGGGGCAAGGAGTGTCAGCGCTGTGTTGTGCCACAGAGGGACAGAGCTGGATCTTCAGTGGCTATAGCTTAACAGGGGTTAGTTTTCCCCAAGTGAACATAAAAGGTAATAAACCCAAATATCTTTACATGTTTAATAACTAACTGTTTTTGCGGAAAGCCGTCAGTGTTTGAGCTGGTGCGGAGGCCTGACTTTGCCAACCTGCCCTTGGTCGTGGAAGACTTTGTGAAAGACAGTGGTGGATCATACACAGGTGAGCTTGACTTGCAGAGCACACATGCTCATTTGGCATAGTAAACTATTAATCAGTATTTCTAAAACCAAACTAAAAACCCTTTCatgtttgtctctttgttttccaGCAAGTCAAGAAGACTCTGTTCATGTAGTCATAGACAGACACCTAATAACTGGTCAGAATATGCAGTCGACCTCACTTGCTGTAAATAATCTAATCCTGCTCTGTAGTGCaaagtaaaaatagaaaatggagtTTAGTTGTTCCACATGTATATTCATTTAATTAGAGAAACACACATCTCAGACAAATATTGGAAAATGCTGGGTCAGAACAGATGTTGCGGCAACACCGTAGATAGAAATTCATTAACTGATAGTGCTTGTTAACCTACAAacctaataaaaaaacaatcaaatgtcTTGATTTTGAGCATATGTACTTTTGATGATCAAAGCCAGAGAAGCATCAAAATGTTTATGGGCAACTGAgagcaaaaaaaagcagaagATTTCTGGAGTTGGACCGAAGAGATGATGCAGATGTTTGTGGCACGTAAACACTGAAGGCCTCAGCACAAGAATATAAGCCTTCATTTAAACTCCAAACATATTGATGAGCATGCACCCTCTGTTGTTGAATGGAGATGTTACTAAACTCACAACATACTGAAGTGTCTGCTGCCATTGTTTGAATCAACAAATCTCACGTGTTCATCCAGACAAGATTTCTAAACGCTTTCATGACACTCAAACAAGTTGAGTATTAACTAAATCCTGTCAACGGCTCATTTCAGAGTTCATGTCACTCACTCAGAAacgaaaaacaaaaataatacctGCATATTTTTTGGTGCACCATGttcagggaaaaaaaacaaatccatgtgCTGATGATCCAAAGTCCACAGTTTTCACTATCAACTCTCATAGGAGATCATAGAAATAGTCCAGTCCTTGTCCCAGTTCCCATAAGGAAATTCCTGTTCCCAGTTCAGTGGCTAAAGAGATCCTCAGGTAGATTGACTGTAAAGTAATGTTTATAATGTTAATCTCCTCATGAAAGTAAGaacatcaaaacagttaattAAATGAAAGGCAGTTGTTCTTAAAATGATCTACATTGCTCCTTGTCTTtacttaaaaacacaatttgaaaaaaaaaaaaaaaaaaatagacttaCCTTCAGTGTTGGATAGTACACCACATGCTTAACTGCATTGTTCCTGACATGAGTGAATGTCACAGATGTTAAAAGATGCTGTGGAAAGTTTAAGATTTATGaactaataaataatttgtTCACTTCAAGTGTTGTTAAATCAGTACCTCTTGTAACTGAAATAATGCTCTCCAGAATATTCATCCCAGAGATGTTTTGGCCTGTGTTCTCGCAAAATCTCGATGTACCTGCAGGAAATCAAGACAACCTTTCTCAATCAGCCTTTCACTAGGACTTCTCTCTGCTTCTTGCtagtgtaaaacacaaaacttcCTGCCACAATGATAAGTGTTGATTTTTTTCACATGGGAGATTTCAGTATTTGTGTCCCAAACTTCTGACTGTTTATTTGGTCATAAATATTTTATGCTGTAGAGAAAGAGTTTAATCATTCTCAGGGGCTTTAAAGGGGATCTCTGACTGATTTTTACACattaaagtctgtttacaggtatTAGGGAGTTTTACTGCATATGGGAAAAAAGTTGTCTAATGCCCTTTGTGCTTTATGTAATCTAATTAATTGCCTCAAGTAACTCACTTGAGTGACACTGGTTGGGGCTAAAGACTACATGTTTGAATATGAAAAAATCTGGGGGTGTgcagttagaaagaagtgagcttaccagcCCCCTATTCTGCTCCTCATCGCTGAATTGCTGAAGCTAACAAGGCAACATGAGCTGCTAATAGCAAAACACACTTGAATCTCCAACCTAACTGTCACCAAGTCCAGTTGCATTGTGGGTTATTTAGATGCCATGTTTTGACAAGGAATATATGTCTGGTTCTGCAAATATTTtggtcattaaaaaaaaacatccattgTGAATCTTGTATTA
Proteins encoded:
- the gatd1 gene encoding glutamine amidotransferase-like class 1 domain-containing protein 1 — protein: MSAKPTCLIVASASPQGVSAKSFHQSFSLCASAFNLQTATPGGKPIDFVGVDESTARWVQDFNVKPYATPAKLESIDGARYQALLIPDCDGALNDLAHSGSLHRILTHFISHQKPVCAVGQGVSALCCATEGQSWIFSGYSLTGPSVFELVRRPDFANLPLVVEDFVKDSGGSYTASQEDSVHVVIDRHLITGQNMQSTSLAVNNLILLCSAK
- the cd151 gene encoding CD151 antigen isoform X3, with amino-acid sequence MEGQVEKTQSCGTICLKYLLFLFNILFWLAGGAVLAVGMWTLVEKSDYISLLNSSFYSASAYILIAAGVIVIVTGIIGCCATLKEMKSLLIVLDEELRQNLKETMQQKYQQPGEESITQAVDKLQQEFKCCGSHNFSDWRGCVWIQAAENERLVPDSCCKTPSDLCGRRDHPSNIYKVEGGCIMKLEEFFLSQLYILGAVAIGIAFLQLVGMMFTCCLYRNFKEELY
- the cd151 gene encoding CD151 antigen isoform X1, translating into MEGQVEKTQSCGTICLKYLLFLFNILFWLAGGAVLAVGMWTLVEKSDYISLLNSSFYSASAYILIAAGVIVIVTGIIGCCATLKEMKSLLIVYLILLLCIFLLEIIAGVLAYITYQELDEELRQNLKETMQQKYQQPGEESITQAVDKLQQEFKCCGSHNFSDWRGCVWIQAAENERLVPDSCCKTPSDLCGRRDHPSNIYKVEGGCIMKLEEFFLSQLYILGAVAIGIAFLQLVGMMFTCCLYRNFKEELY
- the cd151 gene encoding CD151 antigen isoform X2 — protein: MEGQVEKTQSCGTICLKYLLFLFNILFWLAGGAVLAVGMWTLVEKSDYISLLNSSFYSASAYILIAAGVIVIVTGIIGCCATLKEMKSLLIVYLILLLCIFLLEIIAGVLAYITYQELDEELRQNLKETMQQKYQQPGEESITQAVDKLQQEFKCCGSHNFSDWRGCVWIQAAENERLVPDSCCKTPSDLCGRRDHPSNIYKGGCIMKLEEFFLSQLYILGAVAIGIAFLQLVGMMFTCCLYRNFKEELY